The Arabidopsis thaliana chromosome 5, partial sequence genomic interval TTTCTAGGGCTATAGATCTCTCAGCCTATCTTCCGGAGACAGTTTATGTTGGATTTACAGCTTCAACAAGCAATTTCACGGAGCTGAATTGTGTGAGATCATGGAGTTTTGAAGGTTTAAAGATCGATGGCGATGGAAACATGTTATGGCTCTGGATCACTATCCCTATAGTGTTTATTGTTGGTATAGGAGCTTTCTTAGGAGCATTGTACTTGAGATCTAGGTCAAAGGCAGGGGAAACAAATCCGGATATAGAAGCTGAGCTAGATAATTGCGCTGCAAATCCGCAGAAGTTCAAGCTGAGAGAGCTAAAGAGAGCAACAGGAAACTTCGGCGCGGAGAATAAACTAGGGCAAGGCGGGTTTGGGATGGTGTTTAAAGGGAAATGGCAGGGTAGAGACATAGCTGTGAAACGAGTTTCCGAGAAATCGCATCAAGGGAAGCAAGAGTTTATAGCCGAGATCACAACTATTGGTAATCTGAATCATAGGAACCTGGTGAAGTTATTGGGATGGTGCTACGAGAGGAAGGAGTATCTTCTGGTTTATGAGTATATGCCTAACGGAAGCTTGGACAAATATCTTTTCTTGGAAGACAAGTCAAGATCAAACCTAACATGGGAGACAAGGAAGAACATTATAACAGGGCTATCTCAAGCTTTGGAGTATCTTCACAATGGATGTGAGAAGAGGATACTTCACAGAGACATAAAAGCAAGCAACGTAATGCTGGACTCCGACTTCAACGCAAAGCTCGGCGACTTCGGGCTTGCGAGGATGATTCAGCAAAGCGAAATGACACATCATTCGACCAAGGAGATCGCTGGAACACCGGGATACATGGCTCCTGAGACTTTTCTCAACGGGAGAGCCACAGTTGAAACAGATGTGTATGCGTTCGGAGTTCTAATGCTTGAAGTAGTCTCGGGGAAGAAACCAAGCTATGTCTTGGTCAAAGACAACCAGAACAATTACAACAATAGCATTGTGAATTGGCTATGGGAGCTATACAGAAATGGAACCATCACGGATGCTGCCGATCCGGGAATGGGAAATTTGTTCgataaagaagaaatgaaaagcGTTTTGCTCTTAGGACTAGCTTGCTGCCACCCGAATCCGAACCAAAGACCGTCCATGAAAACAGTGTTGAAGGTCTTGACGGGTGAGACTAGCCCACCGGATGTTCCTACAGAGAGACCAGCTTTCGTGTGGCCAGCGATGCCTCCATCTTTCAGTGACATTGACTACTCTCTTACAGGGAGTCAGATCAATTCACTTACGGAGCTTACTGGCAGATGACATTAATCTTTATTTGTGTGTTCTTCAAAAAGTATTTGAGAATTGAGTTTGTTTCGTTATATACTACTTATAActatctttctgttttttgtatCTTCCTCTGTTCCTAATGAAATCCAGAGATAGGTAAGATTCtgcttttggatttttggatGTCTGTTAATGTAGAATGCAAAGGAAAACATTAGGatacattttgattattgGAATTACAAATGAGCAGTTCAAGGATTATTAACCTACAATTTTGTATCTAAACTCAAACGTGTTGGTACAAAATCGATCCGTGTtcatttttatcatatttgtGAAGACTGTGATAGTAAAGTAaagaaatgtaacaaaaatgtCTAAGAGAGGAAGATACTGAACTTGGAAGGTCCAACGGTATGAGAAAAACCTTTAATGGACAATTCAGGAACAGTAGCTTTCTCCACCATAAGAAGCTCATTGTCTATGAATATCACAACCACTGTTATATCATCATGAAAGAATCTCCTCACTCCTCTCTCCACTTTCTTCAAATCATCGTaattcatctctctctttttcgcAGCTATGGTTATCGCTCTTCTCACCAGCCTTCTCGCTATTCCCTGTGTTTGtttcatacatatatacaacatCAGTGAAAGCAGAAAAAACCTGAGAATTAACTTTTAGCAATCTTAGGTGGTGGCACGTACAGGACGGGGGTGTTTATTCACTATCTCTACAGCTTGCTGGTTGGTCATTTGTTCCCAGAGTCCATCTGATGCGAATATCACAAACTTGTCACTTGTTTGTAAGACTCTTGTGTAGACACAAGGCTCTGCTGATAAAACAGGTCTTTGTAGTTCTTCAGCGAGATGGAACCGCGGAAATGAAGGGTCAAGTGAGAACTCTGGGCGCTTTAAATATGCATCCCCTATTGATCTAGATACCTGCACAAATGAAACACAATATTGACTTATAGTTTGATAAGCCAAGATGACACAAAGGGTCTGTCTACTTGTGCAAAGAGCTAATCATTAATCAAGTCTCTCTTGTTTAGTGAATTGGAACCATAATAATAGCAGTTTCATAGCTTTGTTCTTATCATAGTGTCACAGGCATTTAAATATGTGATTAGAGAGCTTTGCAAACCTGAATGATGCCTTTGATGCGCCACACACCATGTTTAAGGACAACGATATGTGAATCATCAGGATGCAACGACCTAAGCTCTTGTCTAACTTCTTCCAAAGCAGCATTGTGATCACTAGTCAGTTGCTCAGCTACAATCTTGTTTGACCTATTATTATTACTACCCATGGAACCAAGCACAGCACGAGAATCACCAACATTAGCGATAAGCAAAGTCCCTTTCCAAATAACTCCAACCAAACAACAAGATCCAACAGCTGCAATCAACGGTTTCAACCCGCAAGTCCTTCGCACAAGCGTGAGAAACCCTTCCTCAGTAGCAGAAAATGCAGCTCTTAAAGCCTCCTCTGAAATACAACTCCTTTCTCTCGAAACTcctaaaagatcaaaactttaatcAATAAGCAGCTAATGAAAACCATTGTAATCCACAAAAGGAACAAGACAAAGCTACAAAAATCCAGAAACGAACAAACAGAGAGACACACAAGACAAAGATAACCTGCCAAAAAGTAGGTAGCTCaccaaaaaatgataaagaaaaagtcaagATTCACTTCACTGTTCATCAGATGCATAAAGATTTCAACTTTCTACAAAAATTATCCgatcatcaaaaccaaatcaagaagaagaaacacacacaGACACAGAATATCAAAGTGGACTTAGTGTTTGACttgaagaacacaaaaagagattttgtttgacttgaagaagacaaaaagagattaaaaaaaactaactcatcaaatgagaaaagagatgaTCAGAGATGTATCTAGAAGCTTCAGGACCACCATGACCATCGTAAACTCCGACGAAAACGGCACCGTTTCCAGTCTCGACTTGACTATGATCTTCAATAACCTCGTTAGCTTGCACAACAGCAATAGAGAAATCTCCGAAAGAATGTCTCTCGAGTTCTCTAGACCAAAGAAGGGAGTCaccggaggaagaagagtcaCCGTcgtgatcatcatcatcgtcatcatctcTGTTCATACGACCGTATCGCCGCATAGGTCGTAAACAAAAAAGAGCCATTCTCGCTAACCAGGAGAACATCCCTCATTTGCTCTCCACGACCACGAGAATTAACTCTTTATTTTAGGTCGCCGGAGACCACACCGGAAAGAGGAATCTCGTGATTTGTTGGATCGAAAAGCTTGAAACAGGTGAAGAGAGAAAACGAGTTAACGAATCGGAGATTgcgaaaacaaaaagcaaagtttgttccttttttattttcgatatgaattgaatctttttagatgaaactgaagaaaaaaaatgtgagatttttggagaaaaaggaaaagacttTCGTTGGTCTTCAAGAGTGAGAGAGTAGTTGAAGCAAAGtgtgaaaaatatgatttgtgtAAATTAAAGTtgtctctataaattaaaattaaattcaattGATGACGTGATTTTTGGTACGTATTACCAAGGATCTtacatcatatttttgtttttgtcgatTTATTTAGAAATAGAAGTCTAAAAACGCgtttcttcttaaaaaaagttaaaagcaTTTGACAAACCTAAACAGAGGATCAACCGCTCAAGCTCAGGTTTCATAAACACACTCTTCATCACCAAATCCTGCCCAAAAGGCATTCCAAAATCAGCCACAAACTGGGCTTTGAGCTTGATAATATCACGCTCCTTGCGGGTGATCCCTTGATGAGGAAGTAATGGGAAACTGATTAGGTTCTACATCATGAGTTTGTGGTCTTGACTTCAAAGTTGTTGGATCATCAATATCAGCTTGGATACTATGAGATCCCAGTGGAGTCTCGTGCATATCGTTGTACTCCATGTTaacaaaaaactgaaaagcATCCAAATCAATCAAAGCCATCTCCACTCCATGTTTAGCCTCCTCCTTTCCAAAAACTGAAAGACATTTTTCTTCCTacaaccacaaaaaaaaacaccaacgAAGATCCAAATCAGATTGGACGATTATAGAGCAAccgaagaaggaagaagagtcAGCGTGAAAATCGAAAACGTACCAAAAACTGTAAAGGTTATAATTGTGAGTCTTTTGACTTTGGTTTTGTACTTCAAATACTAATGTCGGATCAATGATCATCTAATCGTTAAAAATCTTCATGGTTCAAAACGAAGTGACTATTTTAAGAATATTCACGCATGGTACATGTTGTTTTATACAAACCCATTGCGCAgagaaataatttttctttgataacaTAGTAGATTAATTCAAATATGATGCGAATGCTTCTCTTCAAAAACTTAGCATTAGCAATGTTTctcttcaaagttcaaaaagTTAGCAATGTATTGTTATTGTTAAGTTGCATGGGCACAATATTGTTAACGGATAATTTTACTACTGTTACATTGCATGAACATTCTACTCATAAAGTAAGACTATcatccaacaacaaaaacctaGATGAGATCGAAGTCCTACAATTATTCAGAAgcacaagaaaaagaaaaaaaaaaaacagaacacgaAAGTAAGACAGAAAACCACGAAATTTCgattcaacaaaaacagagcaaataaCAGAACAAGTGAACAACACCGTTTATCCAGTATATCCCCCGCCGGTTCCGTACCCGGTggcaccaccaccaccaacgtGAGTGTTATGAGCGGTTGTCCGACCAGTTCCAGTGTTCCTTCCAATCGGGTCGGTCACAGCCGTGCCCTCCACAACGCGGTCGGTCAGTTGTCCCGTTCCGTGACCAGGCAGAGCCGACATCTGATGTGTCCCAGTGCCGTGTCCGACTTGTCCAGTGGTCGAGTGAGTGGCCGTCCCCAAACCTAAACCGGTTCCGGCTCCAGCCGCTTCTTTCATGGCCGCGTTGTGCTGACGCGTTTCTCTCTTCTGCATCTCAGCTTGATTGATCTTATCTTCTTTAACCTGTGTAGCCATCTGTTTCTGAACAGGGTCTCgtgtcttcatcttctccgCCTTTTGAAGACAAAACAAACCCAACGTTAcaccatttttattattttacatcaataaattaataataaccACAATTCTGTTACCTTTTCCTCCAAGGTAGCTTTGGTTTTGTCCATGCCAGATTTTGCAGAAGCTGCAATATTCGAAGCTGTTTCTTTCATCGACTGCATTTTtaccaaatctctctcttttcctttagCGAAATTCAAAGATGTTACAAAGATATCTTCTgattacttttgtttattgttttgctCACCGAGCATGTCCCATAGATATAGCCATAGGCCTCGCGTTCGTCACGatagtttaatatttaattacgTTCTTGACGACACGTCAGTGAGACGTGTCatgaaagaagaggaagaagaggtgGTAGGCTTTGTGTTTCAGTTATTGGTCCTACACGTGTTGGAAAGCCTTTGAGTCGTTGAGAAGATAGATGTTGACGCGTGTTAGGCTTTAGAGTTCGCCTC includes:
- a CDS encoding Protein phosphatase 2C family protein (Protein phosphatase 2C family protein; FUNCTIONS IN: protein serine/threonine phosphatase activity, catalytic activity; EXPRESSED IN: 22 plant structures; EXPRESSED DURING: 13 growth stages; CONTAINS InterPro DOMAIN/s: Protein phosphatase 2C-related (InterPro:IPR001932), Protein phosphatase 2C (InterPro:IPR015655), Protein phosphatase 2C, N-terminal (InterPro:IPR014045); BEST Arabidopsis thaliana protein match is: Protein phosphatase 2C family protein (TAIR:AT3G51370.2); Has 30201 Blast hits to 17322 proteins in 780 species: Archae - 12; Bacteria - 1396; Metazoa - 17338; Fungi - 3422; Plants - 5037; Viruses - 0; Other Eukaryotes - 2996 (source: NCBI BLink).), giving the protein MPFGQDLVMKSVFMKPELERLILCLGVSRERSCISEEALRAAFSATEEGFLTLVRRTCGLKPLIAAVGSCCLVGVIWKGTLLIANVGDSRAVLGSMGSNNNRSNKIVAEQLTSDHNAALEEVRQELRSLHPDDSHIVVLKHGVWRIKGIIQVSRSIGDAYLKRPEFSLDPSFPRFHLAEELQRPVLSAEPCVYTRVLQTSDKFVIFASDGLWEQMTNQQAVEIVNKHPRPGIARRLVRRAITIAAKKREMNYDDLKKVERGVRRFFHDDITVVVIFIDNELLMVEKATVPELSIKGFSHTVGPSKFSIFLS
- a CDS encoding Concanavalin A-like lectin protein kinase family protein (Concanavalin A-like lectin protein kinase family protein; FUNCTIONS IN: in 6 functions; INVOLVED IN: protein amino acid phosphorylation; LOCATED IN: endomembrane system; EXPRESSED IN: root; CONTAINS InterPro DOMAIN/s: Legume lectin, beta chain (InterPro:IPR001220), Protein kinase, ATP binding site (InterPro:IPR017441), Serine/threonine-protein kinase-like domain (InterPro:IPR017442), Concanavalin A-like lectin/glucanase, subgroup (InterPro:IPR013320), Protein kinase-like domain (InterPro:IPR011009), Serine/threonine-protein kinase, active site (InterPro:IPR008271), Protein kinase, catalytic domain (InterPro:IPR000719), Concanavalin A-like lectin/glucanase (InterPro:IPR008985), Legume lectin, beta chain, Mn/Ca-binding site (InterPro:IPR019825); BEST Arabidopsis thaliana protein match is: Concanavalin A-like lectin protein kinase family protein (TAIR:AT5G55830.1); Has 1807 Blast hits to 1807 proteins in 277 species: Archae - 0; Bacteria - 0; Metazoa - 736; Fungi - 347; Plants - 385; Viruses - 0; Other Eukaryotes - 339 (source: NCBI BLink).) produces the protein MRFSLAWKLLFLILTCKIETQVKCLKFDFPGFNVSNELELIRDNSYIVFGAIQVTPDVTGGPGGTIANQAGRALYKKPFRLWSKHKSATFNTTFVINISNKTDPGGEGLAFVLTPEETAPQNSSGMWLGMVNERTNRNNESRIVSVEFDTRKSHSDDLDGNHVALNVNNINSVVQESLSGRGIKIDSGLDLTAHVRYDGKNLSVYVSRNLDVFEQRNLVFSRAIDLSAYLPETVYVGFTASTSNFTELNCVRSWSFEGLKIDGDGNMLWLWITIPIVFIVGIGAFLGALYLRSRSKAGETNPDIEAELDNCAANPQKFKLRELKRATGNFGAENKLGQGGFGMVFKGKWQGRDIAVKRVSEKSHQGKQEFIAEITTIGNLNHRNLVKLLGWCYERKEYLLVYEYMPNGSLDKYLFLEDKSRSNLTWETRKNIITGLSQALEYLHNGCEKRILHRDIKASNVMLDSDFNAKLGDFGLARMIQQSEMTHHSTKEIAGTPGYMAPETFLNGRATVETDVYAFGVLMLEVVSGKKPSYVLVKDNQNNYNNSIVNWLWELYRNGTITDAADPGMGNLFDKEEMKSVLLLGLACCHPNPNQRPSMKTVLKVLTGETSPPDVPTERPAFVWPAMPPSFSDIDYSLTGSQINSLTELTGR
- the LEA4-5 gene encoding Late Embryogenesis Abundant 4-5 (Late Embryogenesis Abundant 4-5 (LEA4-5); CONTAINS InterPro DOMAIN/s: Late embryogenesis abundant protein, group 1 (InterPro:IPR005513); Has 1807 Blast hits to 1807 proteins in 277 species: Archae - 0; Bacteria - 0; Metazoa - 736; Fungi - 347; Plants - 385; Viruses - 0; Other Eukaryotes - 339 (source: NCBI BLink).) — encoded protein: MQSMKETASNIAASAKSGMDKTKATLEEKAEKMKTRDPVQKQMATQVKEDKINQAEMQKRETRQHNAAMKEAAGAGTGLGLGTATHSTTGQVGHGTGTHQMSALPGHGTGQLTDRVVEGTAVTDPIGRNTGTGRTTAHNTHVGGGGATGYGTGGGYTG
- a CDS encoding Concanavalin A-like lectin protein kinase family protein, yielding MCRTKKHKRKKRMRFSLAWKLLFLILTCKIETQVKCLKFDFPGFNVSNELELIRDNSYIVFGAIQVTPDVTGGPGGTIANQAGRALYKKPFRLWSKHKSATFNTTFVINISNKTDPGGEGLAFVLTPEETAPQNSSGMWLGMVNERTNRNNESRIVSVEFDTRKSHSDDLDGNHVALNVNNINSVVQESLSGRGIKIDSGLDLTAHVRYDGKNLSVYVSRNLDVFEQRNLVFSRAIDLSAYLPETVYVGFTASTSNFTELNCVRSWSFEGLKIDGDGNMLWLWITIPIVFIVGIGAFLGALYLRSRSKAGETNPDIEAELDNCAANPQKFKLRELKRATGNFGAENKLGQGGFGMVFKGKWQGRDIAVKRVSEKSHQGKQEFIAEITTIGNLNHRNLVKLLGWCYERKEYLLVYEYMPNGSLDKYLFLEDKSRSNLTWETRKNIITGLSQALEYLHNGCEKRILHRDIKASNVMLDSDFNAKLGDFGLARMIQQSEMTHHSTKEIAGTPGYMAPETFLNGRATVETDVYAFGVLMLEVVSGKKPSYVLVKDNQNNYNNSIVNWLWELYRNGTITDAADPGMGNLFDKEEMKSVLLLGLACCHPNPNQRPSMKTVLKVLTGETSPPDVPTERPAFVWPAMPPSFSDIDYSLTGSQINSLTELTGR
- a CDS encoding uncharacterized protein (unknown protein; FUNCTIONS IN: molecular_function unknown; INVOLVED IN: biological_process unknown; LOCATED IN: cellular_component unknown; Has 0 Blast hits to 0 proteins in 0 species (source: NCBI BLink).), producing the protein MIIDPTLVFEVQNQSQKTHNYNLYSFWYVFDFHADSSSFFVFGKEEAKHGVEMALIDLDAFQFFVNMEYNDMHETPLGSHSIQADIDDPTTLKSRPQTHDVEPNQFPITSSSRDHPQGA
- a CDS encoding Protein phosphatase 2C family protein (Protein phosphatase 2C family protein; FUNCTIONS IN: protein serine/threonine phosphatase activity, catalytic activity; INVOLVED IN: protein amino acid dephosphorylation; LOCATED IN: mitochondrion, protein serine/threonine phosphatase complex; EXPRESSED IN: 22 plant structures; EXPRESSED DURING: 13 growth stages; CONTAINS InterPro DOMAIN/s: Protein phosphatase 2C, manganese/magnesium aspartate binding site (InterPro:IPR000222), Protein phosphatase 2C-related (InterPro:IPR001932), Protein phosphatase 2C (InterPro:IPR015655), Protein phosphatase 2C, N-terminal (InterPro:IPR014045); BEST Arabidopsis thaliana protein match is: Protein phosphatase 2C family protein (TAIR:AT5G66080.1); Has 30201 Blast hits to 17322 proteins in 780 species: Archae - 12; Bacteria - 1396; Metazoa - 17338; Fungi - 3422; Plants - 5037; Viruses - 0; Other Eukaryotes - 2996 (source: NCBI BLink).) gives rise to the protein MFSWLARMALFCLRPMRRYGRMNRDDDDDDDHDGDSSSSGDSLLWSRELERHSFGDFSIAVVQANEVIEDHSQVETGNGAVFVGVYDGHGGPEASRYISDHLFSHLMRVSRERSCISEEALRAAFSATEEGFLTLVRRTCGLKPLIAAVGSCCLVGVIWKGTLLIANVGDSRAVLGSMGSNNNRSNKIVAEQLTSDHNAALEEVRQELRSLHPDDSHIVVLKHGVWRIKGIIQVSRSIGDAYLKRPEFSLDPSFPRFHLAEELQRPVLSAEPCVYTRVLQTSDKFVIFASDGLWEQMTNQQAVEIVNKHPRPGIARRLVRRAITIAAKKREMNYDDLKKVERGVRRFFHDDITVVVIFIDNELLMVEKATVPELSIKGFSHTVGPSKFSIFLS